In a genomic window of Pedobacter sp. KBS0701:
- a CDS encoding fibronectin type III domain-containing protein — MKNKRFLMLLLPLLAGCSEFIEPSIGLREIDLLAPANRLETNSYQQTFWWNPMADALYYRLQVVSPRFDSVSKVLLDTLISKDKFVYTLDPGRYEWRVRGENGSSASAYAVRSLVIYPSSLSDQVLQLSLPSNGLSVSKPQVRYEWLKLFGATTYRLQVDRNNFLDEKNMDLNITTENLVFLQTLSAEGNYQFRVRAENATQNSKWSTIRTLTYDATGPESPALSTPLNRQLVSRPVRLVWNKVSDADKYELWVYKSDGDTPYNSSYPKILTATEFSFDAGDPGEVVAWRVRAFDKAGNVGTYSELRTFTIQ, encoded by the coding sequence ATGAAGAATAAAAGATTTTTAATGTTGCTCCTGCCGCTTCTGGCGGGCTGCAGCGAATTTATAGAACCATCGATCGGATTACGGGAGATCGATCTGCTTGCTCCTGCCAATCGGCTGGAGACCAACAGCTATCAGCAGACTTTCTGGTGGAACCCGATGGCTGATGCGCTTTATTACCGGCTTCAGGTGGTTTCGCCGCGTTTTGACAGCGTGAGTAAGGTTTTGCTGGATACGCTGATCAGCAAAGATAAATTTGTGTACACCCTTGATCCCGGTAGATATGAATGGCGTGTGAGGGGAGAGAATGGCAGTAGCGCAAGCGCCTATGCGGTAAGGTCGCTGGTGATCTATCCTTCTTCTTTGAGTGACCAGGTGCTGCAGCTGAGCCTGCCTTCAAACGGCCTTTCGGTATCAAAGCCCCAGGTGCGGTATGAATGGCTGAAACTTTTTGGGGCCACAACCTATCGCTTGCAGGTGGACCGGAACAACTTTCTGGACGAAAAGAACATGGACCTGAACATTACGACTGAAAACCTGGTTTTTCTGCAGACCTTGAGTGCGGAGGGCAACTACCAGTTTAGGGTAAGGGCAGAAAATGCTACGCAGAATTCCAAATGGAGTACGATAAGAACGCTTACCTATGACGCCACCGGGCCAGAAAGTCCTGCGCTGAGTACACCCCTGAATAGGCAGCTGGTTTCAAGGCCTGTCAGACTGGTCTGGAACAAGGTATCTGATGCTGATAAGTATGAGCTATGGGTATACAAAAGTGATGGGGATACGCCGTACAATTCCAGTTATCCAAAAATCCTGACCGCAACCGAATTCAGTTTTGATGCGGGGGATCCGGGCGAGGTGGTGGCCTGGAGGGTAAGGGCATTTGATAAGGCAGGCAACGTGGGGACATACAGCGAACTGCGGACTTTTACCATTCAATAA
- a CDS encoding type II secretion system protein GspD: MKNTTIFLKAGCLLILLLTFISLKGLAQQGTEQSQRLKAVEERLKNLAVTVPGLNQTVQISISGASAQEFLRALAQSNNLNINIDPGLTFKVYTNFRNETALNVLLFMVKEYDLDINLIGSIMSVTKAAVARRAVVPRDIRVNYNSSNEYLGFELNNDTLGQVAKKISQLSQKNVIVPVSLMDIRVSGFIAAAPFEVALEKLAYANSLKMNRTNDGVFIFQPLGEGEELYVNGDNATAVKKINRPSGQGGGQTQGNFNLSARKDAQGNRTVSVDALNTPILDLIKSASAEAGANYFIYSDIKGTVTTRLSGIGYDSFLTALLQGTEYTYKKDGGVYLIGDRKLEGLRANRIVQLQHRSLDTIQMMIPAEWKKGVEIKEFREQNTLLLSGSSPQVNEIENYIKQIDRVVPMVLIEVTLVDVRKGKTVKTGISAGVSDSVRTGGTILPGIDYTFGANSINNFLSKLGKNGSVNLGRVTPNFYVKLSALENNSNVDIRSVPKLSTLNGHSASLSIGSSRYYSQRTQNVIPSLNAQTVVTEQFTEVNANLEIDIRPVVSGDDQVTLNIKVNISDFIGNPPLNAPPPKSTSKFTSMIRARNEDMIVLGGLERTESNESGSGIPILSRIPVLKWLFSSREKSNNKVVTLVFIKPTILY, encoded by the coding sequence ATGAAAAACACAACTATATTTCTTAAGGCAGGTTGTTTACTGATATTGCTGCTAACCTTCATTTCTCTTAAAGGACTGGCACAGCAGGGTACCGAACAGTCGCAGCGGCTCAAAGCAGTGGAAGAAAGGCTGAAGAACCTTGCAGTAACGGTGCCTGGGCTTAACCAGACCGTTCAGATCTCGATTTCAGGGGCTTCGGCGCAGGAGTTTTTAAGGGCACTGGCGCAGTCGAACAACCTGAACATCAATATCGATCCCGGGCTGACCTTTAAGGTCTATACCAATTTCAGGAACGAAACGGCACTGAACGTGCTATTGTTTATGGTGAAGGAATATGACCTTGACATCAACCTGATCGGTTCGATCATGTCGGTGACCAAGGCTGCGGTGGCAAGGAGGGCGGTGGTGCCCAGGGATATCCGGGTGAACTACAATTCATCGAACGAATACCTGGGCTTTGAACTCAATAATGATACCTTGGGCCAGGTGGCCAAAAAGATCAGCCAGCTTTCTCAGAAAAATGTGATAGTGCCGGTCAGCCTGATGGACATAAGGGTAAGTGGTTTTATTGCGGCGGCGCCCTTTGAGGTGGCACTGGAAAAACTGGCCTATGCCAATTCCCTCAAGATGAACCGCACCAATGACGGGGTATTTATCTTTCAGCCTTTGGGCGAGGGGGAAGAGCTTTATGTGAACGGGGATAATGCTACAGCGGTAAAAAAAATAAACAGGCCTTCCGGACAGGGAGGCGGGCAGACGCAAGGAAATTTCAACCTCAGTGCCAGAAAAGATGCACAGGGCAACCGCACAGTAAGCGTAGACGCGCTAAATACGCCGATCCTGGACCTGATTAAGTCGGCTTCTGCCGAGGCGGGTGCTAATTATTTTATCTATTCTGATATCAAGGGTACGGTGACCACCAGGCTTAGCGGTATCGGTTACGATTCTTTCCTGACCGCGCTTTTGCAGGGTACCGAATATACCTATAAAAAGGACGGTGGGGTTTACCTGATCGGGGACCGGAAACTTGAAGGGCTTAGGGCCAACCGGATTGTGCAGTTGCAACACCGCTCACTGGACACCATCCAGATGATGATCCCGGCAGAATGGAAAAAAGGGGTGGAGATCAAGGAGTTCAGGGAGCAGAATACGCTCCTGCTTTCAGGATCTTCGCCTCAGGTGAATGAGATCGAGAACTATATTAAACAGATTGACCGCGTAGTGCCGATGGTGCTGATCGAGGTAACCTTGGTGGATGTGCGCAAAGGCAAAACAGTTAAAACGGGGATTTCTGCAGGAGTATCAGACAGTGTAAGGACCGGCGGCACGATACTGCCGGGAATCGATTATACCTTTGGGGCAAATTCGATCAATAATTTTCTCTCGAAACTGGGGAAGAACGGCTCGGTGAACCTGGGCCGTGTGACCCCGAATTTTTATGTCAAGCTCAGTGCATTGGAGAACAACAGTAATGTGGACATCCGCTCGGTGCCGAAACTCTCTACGCTCAACGGCCATTCGGCAAGCCTGAGTATCGGAAGTTCGCGATATTATAGCCAAAGGACGCAGAATGTGATCCCCTCCCTCAATGCGCAGACGGTGGTGACCGAACAGTTTACAGAGGTGAATGCTAACCTGGAAATCGATATCAGACCGGTAGTGTCGGGCGATGATCAGGTGACGCTGAATATAAAAGTAAATATTTCGGACTTTATCGGCAATCCGCCGCTGAATGCGCCGCCGCCCAAATCAACGAGCAAGTTTACTTCGATGATCAGGGCGAGGAATGAAGATATGATCGTGCTGGGCGGCCTGGAAAGGACAGAAAGCAATGAAAGCGGATCAGGTATCCCTATACTTTCGCGTATCCCGGTACTGAAATGGCTCTTTAGCAGCAGGGAGAAATCCAATAACAAAGTGGTGACCCTGGTCTTTATCAAACCTACAATCCTGTACTGA
- a CDS encoding GspE/PulE family protein — MEIRPEILALVSKETAMQYRVFPKENGPMGGIELYWDGSGNEGSLRDELEVVLGCVVSLSVLENAELSRLLSKHYLGDVSAGAEKKELSVISAGDDFLGVLIEEARRLKSSDIHIETFEKRSRVRVRIDGMMIERYQIEKKDYPALINKIKIMANLDIAEKRLPQDGRIQYSSARQSAFDIRVSVLPTLYGEKVVLRLLNNSSTDIDLNTLGLSDQDMRHYLEGVQRPNGIILISGPTGSGKTTTLYATLKLLNKSTRNILTIEDPIEYTLEGVNQVQLRENIGLGFAATLRTFLRQDPDVIMVGEIRDPETANMAIRAALTGHLVLSTIHTNSAWGTVARLMDMGIPGFLVANTLNTTVAQRLVRLLCPVCKKEEVMDAGLYPRQFRPPAVVERHFVAAGCSKCYYTGYSGRKAVYEVVPIDADLSQQIRNGNMSINGLLAEKGINTLSGNAFSLFASGLTSLEEIYPLLLAI, encoded by the coding sequence ATGGAAATTAGACCGGAGATATTGGCGTTGGTATCCAAGGAAACGGCCATGCAGTACAGGGTCTTTCCAAAGGAAAATGGCCCAATGGGCGGAATCGAACTTTACTGGGACGGTAGTGGCAATGAAGGTTCCCTTAGGGACGAACTCGAAGTTGTTCTGGGCTGCGTGGTGAGCCTCTCGGTGCTTGAAAATGCTGAACTGAGCAGGTTGCTGTCCAAACATTACCTTGGTGATGTTTCAGCCGGGGCTGAAAAAAAGGAGCTTTCAGTGATCTCAGCGGGGGATGATTTCCTGGGTGTACTGATCGAGGAGGCGAGAAGGCTCAAGAGCAGTGATATCCACATTGAGACTTTTGAAAAACGCTCCCGGGTACGGGTGCGGATCGACGGAATGATGATCGAGCGTTACCAGATCGAAAAAAAGGATTATCCCGCACTGATCAACAAGATCAAGATCATGGCCAACCTGGATATTGCCGAAAAACGACTGCCACAGGATGGCAGGATACAGTACAGTTCGGCCAGGCAGAGTGCTTTTGATATCCGGGTATCGGTGCTGCCTACCCTTTACGGAGAAAAGGTGGTACTGAGGTTACTAAACAATAGCAGTACGGACATCGACCTGAATACTTTGGGATTATCCGACCAGGATATGCGGCATTACCTGGAAGGGGTACAGCGCCCGAACGGAATTATCCTGATCAGTGGTCCGACTGGATCAGGAAAGACGACTACTTTATATGCCACGCTCAAACTGCTCAATAAAAGTACACGCAATATCCTTACGATCGAGGATCCTATAGAATATACCTTGGAAGGGGTGAACCAGGTGCAGCTACGTGAAAATATCGGGCTGGGTTTTGCCGCTACGCTGCGGACTTTTTTAAGGCAGGATCCGGATGTGATCATGGTCGGGGAGATCCGTGACCCCGAAACGGCCAATATGGCCATCCGTGCGGCTTTGACCGGCCACCTGGTTTTGTCGACGATCCATACCAATTCGGCATGGGGTACGGTGGCCCGTCTAATGGATATGGGCATACCAGGTTTTCTGGTGGCCAATACGCTCAATACCACCGTGGCGCAGCGATTGGTGCGGCTGTTGTGCCCGGTCTGCAAAAAAGAGGAGGTGATGGATGCCGGGCTTTACCCAAGGCAGTTCAGGCCGCCTGCGGTAGTAGAGCGCCATTTCGTTGCGGCGGGCTGTTCAAAATGTTATTATACAGGTTATAGTGGCAGGAAGGCGGTTTATGAGGTGGTGCCGATTGATGCAGACCTTTCCCAACAGATCAGGAACGGGAACATGTCCATTAATGGGCTGCTGGCTGAAAAAGGGATTAATACCCTGTCCGGCAATGCCTTTTCGCTCTTTGCCAGTGGCCTCACCAGCTTAGAAGAAATTTACCCTTTATTATTAGCCATCTAA
- a CDS encoding type II secretion system protein, translating to MVKLKAKKIEASTLVEVLIAMVVIMVVFSVAIGVFSNVLSGGISLKKIQAQAQMEVLVKQFRDEGIKGDQVIKIDSVDYELISSESDIQGMSRLEIRASERGRFLGSVKCLLGSENGKGED from the coding sequence ATGGTTAAACTAAAGGCTAAGAAAATAGAAGCTTCCACGCTCGTCGAAGTGCTTATTGCCATGGTGGTAATCATGGTGGTATTTTCGGTGGCTATTGGTGTGTTTAGCAATGTGCTGAGCGGGGGGATTTCCCTAAAAAAAATACAGGCGCAGGCACAGATGGAAGTGCTCGTCAAACAGTTCAGGGACGAGGGGATAAAGGGCGATCAGGTAATCAAGATTGATAGCGTGGATTATGAACTGATCAGCAGTGAGAGTGATATCCAGGGCATGTCCCGGTTGGAGATCAGGGCAAGCGAGCGGGGAAGGTTCTTGGGCAGTGTAAAGTGTTTATTAGGCAGCGAAAATGGAAAAGGGGAAGATTGA
- a CDS encoding toxin-antitoxin system YwqK family antitoxin: MRFLYITLLLLPMCKLVAKAQRMQNYFDAVSYTHTLNFEGYKAVFRLQSPDKSPQVIEMDLKYAWFSGNRINWTQGGYSGKLLDGPYSEFYENKALKTQGYFDMGLKSGEWKSWNEKGVPDSVVNYSNGKLSGRFERYDQQGLLLEKGKYRKGKINGKLERRVSADSVLVTRYNNGKISPEKPSKIKAWVKKIFRKDKKRTDGTKGRQRPKNK; encoded by the coding sequence ATGAGATTTTTATATATAACTTTATTGCTGCTGCCGATGTGCAAGTTAGTGGCCAAGGCGCAGCGTATGCAGAATTATTTTGATGCGGTCAGCTATACCCATACCCTTAACTTTGAAGGCTATAAGGCGGTTTTCCGTTTGCAGTCGCCAGATAAAAGCCCTCAGGTGATCGAGATGGATCTGAAATATGCCTGGTTCAGCGGGAACCGGATCAACTGGACGCAGGGTGGCTACAGTGGTAAGCTCCTGGATGGACCTTACTCGGAGTTCTATGAGAATAAAGCGTTAAAGACGCAAGGGTACTTTGATATGGGCCTGAAAAGCGGGGAATGGAAAAGCTGGAATGAAAAGGGGGTGCCAGATTCGGTGGTGAACTATTCAAATGGAAAGCTCAGCGGACGTTTCGAACGGTATGATCAGCAGGGGCTGTTACTGGAGAAAGGGAAATACCGGAAAGGGAAGATCAACGGAAAACTGGAAAGGCGCGTTTCGGCTGACAGTGTGCTGGTGACCAGGTATAACAACGGAAAGATCAGCCCGGAAAAACCTTCAAAGATAAAGGCATGGGTGAAAAAAATATTCAGGAAAGATAAAAAAAGGACAGATGGGACAAAGGGCCGGCAGAGACCAAAAAACAAATGA
- a CDS encoding type II secretion system F family protein: protein MASIDISAYGKKNRPKAKPGGNGLLDLLGKDISFGNGQLSDRKKEGFYNELGTLIRSGIDLRSALELTAGSYTNKKDAALFASVLQLVIGGKSLSETMQEEKKFSAYEFYSIRIGEETGRLAEVLGELAKYYRAKISQRRKIIGAITYPLLVMVTSFAAVFFMIKFVVPMFADVFKRFGGKLPYLTSLIVSFSDWFDRYIYLMLGISVLMVMLVVVNRKTPWFKKYSALTLLRIPVVGEITRKIYLAQFANTMRLLTETNTPLLQALELVRQMITFYPVERSLRLAQEDILLGSSLSSALSKYDFYPAKFIQMIRIAEEVNKLEHFFEQLSQQYTEEVEYKTNAISGLLEPLIIIFLGLVVGVILIAMYLPMFQMSSTF from the coding sequence ATGGCATCAATAGATATATCCGCGTACGGAAAAAAGAACAGACCAAAAGCAAAACCTGGTGGTAATGGACTTCTGGACCTTTTGGGAAAGGACATTTCCTTTGGTAACGGCCAGCTCAGTGATCGAAAAAAAGAAGGTTTTTATAATGAGTTGGGCACGCTGATCCGTTCGGGGATTGATCTCCGGTCAGCTTTGGAGCTTACTGCGGGGTCCTATACCAATAAAAAGGACGCAGCGCTTTTTGCTTCTGTACTGCAACTGGTGATTGGTGGAAAATCCCTTTCCGAAACCATGCAGGAAGAAAAGAAATTCAGTGCCTATGAGTTTTACAGTATCAGGATTGGGGAGGAAACCGGAAGGCTGGCTGAGGTGTTGGGTGAACTGGCGAAATATTATAGGGCCAAGATCAGCCAGCGCAGGAAGATCATTGGGGCAATCACCTATCCGCTGTTGGTCATGGTGACTTCGTTTGCTGCGGTTTTTTTTATGATCAAGTTTGTGGTGCCCATGTTTGCCGATGTTTTCAAACGTTTTGGTGGCAAACTGCCCTATCTGACCTCATTGATTGTTAGTTTTTCGGATTGGTTCGACCGATATATCTACCTGATGCTGGGCATCAGTGTACTGATGGTAATGCTGGTCGTGGTGAACAGGAAAACGCCATGGTTCAAGAAGTATAGTGCGCTGACCTTACTACGGATCCCGGTGGTGGGTGAGATCACCAGGAAGATCTACCTGGCGCAGTTTGCCAATACGATGCGGCTGTTGACCGAGACCAATACTCCATTGCTTCAGGCACTGGAACTGGTGCGGCAGATGATTACCTTTTATCCGGTGGAGCGGTCGCTCAGGCTGGCGCAGGAGGATATTCTTTTGGGTAGCAGTTTGTCTAGCGCCCTGTCCAAATATGACTTTTATCCGGCCAAGTTTATTCAGATGATCCGAATAGCGGAAGAGGTGAACAAGCTGGAGCATTTCTTTGAGCAGCTGTCCCAGCAGTATACCGAGGAAGTGGAATATAAGACCAATGCGATCAGCGGACTGCTGGAACCTTTGATCATTATCTTTTTAGGTTTGGTAGTAGGGGTAATATTGATTGCGATGTATCTGCCGATGTTCCAGATGAGCAGTACTTTTTAA